The Caulobacter sp. FWC26 genome contains a region encoding:
- a CDS encoding Mth938-like domain-containing protein, producing the protein MRQPPSIDAWGGGGFRVAGVWRPGSLLILDDQPRDWAVSALSKLTPESFAEVFAAGGAVEFVLLGVGVANALPPRPVRDALKAAGVGLEFMSTEAAARTYNVLASEGRRLAAALIAV; encoded by the coding sequence ATGCGCCAGCCGCCGTCCATCGACGCCTGGGGCGGCGGCGGCTTTCGGGTCGCCGGCGTCTGGCGGCCCGGCTCGTTGTTGATCCTCGATGATCAGCCGCGCGACTGGGCAGTTTCGGCTCTTTCTAAGCTCACGCCGGAGTCGTTCGCAGAGGTTTTCGCGGCCGGCGGCGCGGTGGAGTTCGTGCTGCTGGGCGTGGGTGTCGCCAACGCGCTGCCGCCGCGCCCGGTCCGCGACGCCCTCAAGGCCGCCGGCGTGGGGCTTGAGTTCATGAGCACCGAAGCGGCCGCGCGCACCTATAACGTCCTGGCCAGTGAAGGCCGCAGGCTGGCGGCGGCGCTGATCGCGGTCTAG
- a CDS encoding squalene/phytoene synthase family protein: protein MADTETLDDLVRRVDPDRWLATRFIADAAARADVIALYGLNYELARVAGGVSNALMGEIRLTWWREAMEEIAAGKAPRKHPNVEALAASGFDPSALAVLTDARFVDLDEGPLKDEAAVLAYIDGTAGALAVLAARRLDSRADPHAVKGAARAWGLAGLWRLKQAGRSRLPEDWTQEEVEQRVQTQLRAARGEVKRLPVAAFPAVAPAALARAYASGREIGELEKKARLTFSVATGRL from the coding sequence ATGGCCGACACCGAGACCCTCGACGACCTCGTGCGCCGCGTCGATCCCGACCGCTGGCTGGCGACCCGGTTCATCGCCGATGCGGCGGCGCGCGCCGATGTGATTGCTCTCTATGGCCTGAATTATGAGTTGGCCCGCGTGGCCGGCGGTGTGTCCAATGCTCTGATGGGTGAAATCCGTCTGACCTGGTGGCGCGAGGCGATGGAAGAGATCGCCGCCGGTAAGGCGCCCCGCAAGCATCCCAATGTCGAGGCCTTGGCGGCTTCCGGCTTTGATCCCAGCGCCCTGGCTGTCTTGACTGATGCTCGCTTTGTGGACCTCGATGAGGGTCCCCTGAAGGATGAGGCTGCGGTGCTGGCCTATATCGACGGGACGGCTGGAGCGCTGGCCGTGCTGGCGGCGCGACGCCTGGACTCCCGTGCTGATCCGCACGCCGTGAAGGGCGCGGCGCGCGCTTGGGGCCTTGCGGGTCTATGGCGCCTGAAGCAGGCGGGACGCTCGCGTCTGCCGGAAGACTGGACTCAAGAAGAGGTGGAGCAGCGGGTCCAAACGCAACTAAGGGCCGCGCGCGGTGAGGTGAAGCGCCTGCCGGTGGCGGCCTTCCCCGCCGTGGCCCCGGCGGCTCTTGCTCGCGCCTACGCGTCCGGGCGCGAGATAGGCGAGCTCGAGAAAAAGGCTCGCCTGACCTTCTCGGTAGCGACGGGGCGGCTTTAG
- the secF gene encoding protein translocase subunit SecF: MSWPLIKLLPQKTNFQFVRFSRLMGILSAVLVVASIVGCFYPGLQLGIDFKGGTVMEVSTAPRAADLGLIRETLDRQGLGDVQVQQFGSPDKALVRFQTPAGMEADATMTKVQGELRKSLGNEARFLNPSVVGPKVSGELFRSGLLALGLAIALMFLYIWFRFEPQFGLGAVAGLLHDLVLTFGFIVLFKIEFSLNTVAALLTVIGYSMNDTVVVFDRLRENLRKYKKMPLGEVIDLSINETLSRTIITGVTAIMALAGLAIFGGDALFGFSVVMMFGIAVGTYSSIYVGAPIILLWGVKRNDEEAAPIKLGAASRP; the protein is encoded by the coding sequence ATGTCCTGGCCCCTGATCAAGCTGCTTCCGCAGAAAACCAATTTCCAGTTCGTCCGGTTCTCGCGCCTGATGGGCATCCTCAGCGCCGTGCTGGTCGTCGCGTCTATCGTCGGCTGCTTCTATCCCGGCCTCCAGCTCGGTATCGACTTCAAGGGCGGTACGGTGATGGAGGTTTCGACCGCGCCCCGCGCCGCCGACCTTGGCTTGATCCGCGAGACTCTGGATCGTCAGGGCCTTGGTGACGTCCAGGTCCAGCAGTTCGGTTCGCCGGACAAGGCCCTGGTGCGCTTCCAGACCCCTGCCGGCATGGAGGCTGACGCCACCATGACCAAGGTGCAGGGCGAGCTGCGCAAGTCCCTCGGCAATGAAGCCCGGTTCCTCAACCCCTCGGTCGTCGGGCCGAAGGTGTCGGGCGAGCTGTTCCGCAGCGGTCTGCTGGCCCTGGGCTTGGCGATCGCGCTGATGTTCCTCTACATCTGGTTCCGCTTCGAGCCGCAGTTCGGTCTCGGCGCCGTGGCCGGCTTGCTGCACGACCTGGTGCTGACCTTCGGCTTCATCGTGCTGTTCAAGATCGAGTTCAGCCTCAACACCGTGGCCGCGCTGCTGACGGTGATCGGCTACTCGATGAACGACACCGTCGTGGTGTTCGACCGCTTGCGTGAAAACCTCCGCAAGTACAAGAAGATGCCGCTTGGCGAGGTCATCGACCTGTCGATCAACGAGACGCTATCGCGCACCATCATCACTGGCGTGACCGCAATCATGGCGCTGGCGGGCCTGGCGATCTTCGGCGGCGACGCCCTGTTCGGCTTCTCCGTCGTCATGATGTTCGGTATCGCCGTCGGCACCTACTCGTCGATCTATGTCGGCGCGCCGATCATCCTACTGTGGGGCGTGAAGCGTAACGACGAAGAAGCCGCGCCGATCAAGCTCGGCGCGGCCTCGCGTCCCTGA
- a CDS encoding S9 family peptidase, which produces MIKRLRVAASVLALSAAVVGAAAAQIPAKADIFTAKEMASLDRLSDPRVSPDGRYVLYSVRTMDYPANRASMSLWLADLKTKMAPRRLKISDGGAASGRWGADGKTIYFTSSRAGGTEQVFKTDAMGETATQVTTAPFDVQAYKVAPDGKTIVVAMAVFPDCADLACTEARLAAKGTTKATGVVYDRLFVRHWDTWNDGTKNHLFAYGLDANGVAQGQPVAVMKGFDGDSPTKPYGGDEDFTITPDSKAIAFSAKVAGKDEAWTTNFDIWARPLDGSEKLQNLTAANKAWDTAPVFSPDGRWAAYRAMKRPGFEADRFAIMLRDVASGLERELAPNWDRSADAIAWSRDGKTIYATALDVGQGKLFAIDVKSGKVTALTGEGHVTAFDVGPSGIVYASDSLKSPSELFLLPAKGPAVKVASVSSEALKNVAWGEPEQFNFKGWNDETVHGFVLKPANFDPAKKYPVAFLIHGGPQGSFSNSWSYRWNPQVYANAGYAVVMVDFHGSTGYGQAFTDAISQHWGDRPLEDLQKGWSFALSKYGFLDGDRACALGASYGGYMVNWIAGNWNQPWKCLVNHDGVFDTRAMGYSTEELWFTEWENGGPPWQAGTTYETFNPALHVDKWVKPQLVVQGQLDYRIPVEQGLATFTALQRRGVPSKLLYFPNENHWVLKAQNSVQWHKEVLDWLDQWTGNTRPGK; this is translated from the coding sequence ATGATCAAGCGCTTGCGCGTCGCCGCCTCCGTCCTCGCCCTGTCCGCCGCCGTGGTCGGCGCGGCTGCCGCCCAGATCCCGGCGAAGGCGGACATCTTCACCGCCAAGGAGATGGCCAGCCTTGACCGGCTGAGCGACCCCCGCGTCTCGCCCGATGGTCGCTATGTGCTCTACAGCGTGCGGACGATGGATTACCCCGCCAACAGGGCGTCGATGTCGCTTTGGCTGGCGGACCTGAAGACCAAGATGGCCCCGCGACGGCTGAAAATCTCGGACGGTGGCGCGGCCAGCGGCCGTTGGGGCGCCGACGGCAAGACGATCTACTTCACGTCCAGCCGCGCCGGCGGAACCGAGCAGGTGTTCAAAACCGACGCCATGGGCGAAACCGCCACGCAGGTCACGACGGCTCCCTTCGATGTGCAAGCGTACAAGGTGGCGCCGGACGGCAAGACGATTGTCGTGGCGATGGCGGTGTTTCCCGACTGCGCTGACCTAGCCTGCACCGAGGCGCGACTCGCGGCCAAGGGGACGACGAAGGCGACCGGCGTTGTCTATGACCGCCTGTTCGTCCGCCATTGGGACACGTGGAACGACGGGACGAAGAACCACCTTTTCGCCTACGGCCTGGATGCGAACGGCGTCGCTCAAGGGCAGCCCGTGGCGGTGATGAAGGGTTTCGACGGCGACTCGCCGACCAAACCCTACGGCGGCGATGAAGACTTCACGATCACGCCGGACAGCAAGGCGATCGCCTTCTCGGCCAAGGTAGCGGGCAAGGACGAAGCCTGGACCACCAACTTCGATATCTGGGCTCGTCCGTTGGACGGCTCGGAAAAGCTCCAGAACCTGACGGCCGCCAACAAGGCCTGGGACACCGCGCCCGTGTTCTCGCCCGACGGCAGGTGGGCGGCCTACCGCGCGATGAAGCGCCCTGGCTTTGAAGCGGACCGCTTCGCAATCATGTTGCGCGACGTCGCCAGCGGCCTGGAACGCGAGCTGGCGCCGAACTGGGATCGCTCAGCCGACGCCATCGCCTGGAGCCGCGACGGCAAGACGATCTACGCCACCGCCCTGGATGTCGGCCAAGGCAAGCTTTTCGCGATCGACGTGAAGTCCGGCAAAGTCACCGCCCTGACCGGCGAGGGTCACGTCACCGCCTTTGACGTCGGTCCCAGCGGGATCGTCTACGCCTCGGACTCGCTGAAGAGCCCGTCCGAGCTGTTCCTGCTGCCGGCCAAGGGACCGGCGGTGAAGGTCGCTAGCGTGTCAAGCGAAGCGCTGAAAAACGTCGCCTGGGGCGAGCCGGAACAGTTCAACTTCAAGGGCTGGAACGATGAGACGGTCCACGGCTTCGTCCTGAAACCCGCCAACTTCGATCCGGCCAAGAAATACCCCGTCGCCTTCCTGATTCACGGCGGTCCGCAGGGCTCGTTCAGTAACAGCTGGTCCTACCGCTGGAACCCGCAGGTCTACGCCAATGCCGGCTACGCGGTGGTGATGGTCGATTTCCATGGCTCGACTGGCTATGGTCAGGCCTTCACCGACGCGATCAGCCAGCACTGGGGCGACCGGCCGCTGGAGGACCTGCAGAAGGGCTGGAGCTTCGCCCTGTCGAAGTACGGTTTCCTGGACGGTGATCGCGCCTGCGCGCTCGGCGCCTCGTACGGCGGCTACATGGTCAACTGGATCGCCGGCAACTGGAACCAGCCCTGGAAGTGCCTGGTGAACCACGACGGCGTCTTCGACACCCGCGCCATGGGCTACTCGACCGAGGAACTGTGGTTCACCGAGTGGGAGAATGGTGGCCCGCCGTGGCAGGCCGGCACAACCTATGAGACGTTCAACCCCGCGCTCCACGTCGACAAATGGGTCAAGCCGCAACTGGTCGTTCAAGGCCAGCTGGACTATCGCATCCCCGTCGAACAGGGCCTCGCCACCTTCACCGCCCTGCAGCGCCGGGGCGTGCCCAGCAAGCTGCTGTACTTCCCGAACGAGAACCATTGGGTGCTCAAGGCCCAGAACTCGGTGCAGTGGCACAAGGAAGTGTTGGACTGGCTGGACCAGTGGACAGGCAACACCCGCCCGGGGAAGTGA
- a CDS encoding acyltransferase gives MSKAGTSPAQPALSRDGPLDALRFLAALFIVLYHVAERAPVSLFSLSPAFGRGYLATDFFLMLSGYVLARTYGSRVLKGDVDTWTFLKRRVQRIWPPHLVMLTLFVAFFLVTSAIGLAPQNPQWFQWDQLLPQIFLVQAWFVPGTSGWNIPTWTLSALIVAYALFPMVWRKVATTSRPLLLLAMGICAWVIIDQAALMAFGAHGYQLPLRLGLIRGVPLFLIGVLVARLPVTRLTERQALPLAAASLAIVVGVQALGNFDYFSLALLAFLIYAAGASKPRAWRWAGAAGRLSFPLFLTNTLTAMVWFGLVRLLDAKLGLSLPAQWTLWAVTIPASIIAAWLFERLVDAPLQTWIKSRAVRSVAPRLAQVRQA, from the coding sequence ATGTCCAAAGCCGGCACAAGCCCCGCCCAGCCCGCGCTGTCGCGCGACGGCCCCCTGGACGCCCTGCGCTTCCTGGCGGCGTTGTTCATCGTGCTCTACCACGTGGCCGAGCGCGCGCCGGTGTCGCTGTTCAGCCTGTCGCCGGCGTTCGGCCGCGGCTATCTCGCCACCGACTTCTTCCTGATGCTCTCAGGTTATGTGCTGGCCAGAACCTACGGATCGCGCGTCCTGAAGGGCGACGTCGACACCTGGACCTTTCTGAAACGCCGCGTGCAGCGGATCTGGCCGCCGCATCTGGTGATGCTGACCCTGTTCGTCGCCTTCTTCCTGGTAACCTCGGCGATCGGCCTGGCGCCGCAGAACCCGCAATGGTTCCAGTGGGACCAACTCCTGCCTCAGATCTTCCTGGTTCAAGCCTGGTTCGTGCCGGGGACCTCGGGCTGGAACATTCCAACCTGGACTCTGTCGGCCCTGATTGTGGCCTATGCGCTGTTTCCGATGGTGTGGCGTAAGGTCGCCACCACGTCGCGGCCCCTCCTGCTGCTGGCCATGGGTATCTGCGCTTGGGTGATCATCGACCAAGCCGCGCTGATGGCGTTTGGCGCGCACGGCTATCAGCTGCCGCTACGCCTTGGCCTGATCCGCGGCGTGCCCCTGTTCCTGATCGGGGTGCTGGTCGCCCGTTTGCCGGTCACGCGCCTGACTGAGCGGCAAGCCCTGCCCCTGGCGGCGGCCAGCCTGGCGATTGTCGTCGGCGTTCAGGCCCTGGGGAACTTCGACTATTTCAGCCTCGCCCTGCTGGCGTTCCTGATCTACGCGGCTGGCGCCTCAAAGCCGCGCGCCTGGCGCTGGGCGGGCGCGGCGGGACGCCTGTCGTTCCCGCTTTTCCTGACCAACACCCTGACCGCGATGGTGTGGTTCGGCCTCGTGCGATTGCTCGACGCCAAGCTTGGCCTGTCCCTCCCTGCGCAGTGGACGCTGTGGGCGGTGACGATCCCGGCGAGCATCATCGCCGCCTGGCTGTTCGAGCGCCTGGTCGACGCGCCGCTGCAAACCTGGATCAAGTCACGAGCAGTCCGGTCAGTCGCGCCGCGTTTGGCCCAAGTTCGTCAGGCCTAG
- a CDS encoding urate hydroxylase PuuD, translated as MIGLLSNFRNTIIVSFVLALVIVIGYGHSPHGHDSTYFQAIFRWLHVLFGILWIGLLYYFNFVQIRVMPQIPAELKPAVSKYIAPEALFWFRWAALATWVMGVLLAYNRGYLVEAFTLGLAGGYTPGVDMGFTFIGTGMWLATVMFFNVWVFIWPNQKIALGIVEADADAKAKAAKTAMLFSRTNTLLSIPMLATMAMNQTLFG; from the coding sequence ATGATTGGACTGCTTTCAAACTTCCGCAACACGATCATCGTCAGCTTTGTGCTGGCCCTGGTGATCGTCATTGGCTACGGCCACAGCCCGCACGGGCATGACAGCACCTACTTCCAGGCCATCTTCCGCTGGCTACACGTGCTGTTCGGCATCCTGTGGATCGGCCTGCTGTACTATTTCAACTTCGTGCAGATCCGCGTGATGCCGCAGATCCCGGCCGAGCTGAAGCCGGCGGTCAGCAAGTATATCGCGCCCGAGGCGCTGTTCTGGTTCCGCTGGGCCGCCCTGGCGACCTGGGTGATGGGCGTGCTGCTGGCCTACAATCGCGGCTATCTCGTGGAGGCCTTCACCCTAGGTCTCGCCGGTGGCTACACGCCCGGCGTCGACATGGGCTTCACCTTCATCGGCACCGGCATGTGGCTGGCGACGGTGATGTTCTTCAACGTCTGGGTCTTCATCTGGCCGAACCAGAAGATCGCCCTGGGCATTGTCGAGGCCGATGCGGACGCCAAGGCCAAGGCGGCCAAGACCGCCATGCTGTTCTCGCGCACCAACACCCTGCTCAGCATCCCGATGCTGGCCACGATGGCGATGAACCAGACGCTGTTTGGCTAA
- the lpxC gene encoding UDP-3-O-acyl-N-acetylglucosamine deacetylase — MSASGYFQHTVAGPVIFAGIGLHTGAHVRVAVRPAVADMGIVFVRTDVHDRDNRVPVTAEAVCQTQLGTVINNADDVRVSTIEHLMAALAALSIDNCIVEVDGPEVPIMDGSSEPFVQILDRAGRRRQEAVRQYIEILAPITVEEGDKRAALLPSDRFEVAFEIAFASKAIGRQAVDLVVDEDSFRAELSDCRTFGFVRDVEALRAIGLARGGSMENAVVIDGDRVLNPEGLRRPDEFVRHKALDAVGDLYVLGKPIIGRFEGVLAGHGLNNAVVRALLAQPRAWRLRAFAPALAEAV, encoded by the coding sequence GTGTCGGCTTCGGGTTATTTTCAGCACACGGTCGCCGGACCGGTGATCTTCGCGGGGATTGGCCTGCACACGGGCGCACATGTGCGCGTCGCCGTGCGCCCGGCGGTCGCCGACATGGGGATCGTCTTTGTGCGGACCGACGTACATGACCGCGACAACCGCGTGCCGGTCACTGCGGAAGCCGTCTGTCAGACCCAACTCGGCACGGTTATCAACAACGCTGACGACGTGCGCGTCTCGACGATCGAGCATCTGATGGCGGCGCTGGCGGCGCTGTCGATCGACAACTGCATCGTCGAGGTCGACGGTCCGGAAGTGCCGATCATGGACGGTTCGTCCGAGCCCTTCGTGCAGATATTGGACCGCGCGGGCCGTCGCCGGCAGGAAGCGGTTCGCCAATATATTGAGATCCTGGCTCCGATCACCGTGGAGGAAGGCGACAAGCGCGCCGCGCTGCTGCCTTCGGATCGATTCGAAGTCGCCTTCGAGATCGCCTTCGCGAGCAAGGCCATCGGCCGTCAGGCTGTGGATCTGGTGGTCGACGAGGACTCGTTCCGCGCCGAGCTGTCTGACTGCCGCACCTTTGGCTTCGTTCGCGACGTCGAGGCGCTGCGGGCGATTGGCTTGGCGCGCGGCGGCTCGATGGAGAACGCCGTGGTGATCGACGGTGACCGCGTGCTGAATCCTGAAGGTCTGCGGCGTCCTGACGAGTTCGTTCGACACAAGGCGCTGGACGCCGTCGGCGATCTCTACGTGCTGGGTAAGCCGATCATCGGCCGTTTCGAAGGCGTTCTGGCCGGACACGGCCTCAATAACGCCGTGGTTCGGGCGTTGCTGGCCCAGCCGCGCGCCTGGCGCCTGCGCGCCTTCGCGCCGGCCTTGGCGGAAGCGGTTTAA
- the recN gene encoding DNA repair protein RecN, whose amino-acid sequence MLIGLSIRDVVLIESLDLAIGEGLTALTGETGAGKSIILDALGLATGARADAGLVRRGAAGQASATAIFALPADHPAFAYLDDKGLSYARDEDLVLRRQLSPDGRSRAFVNDQATSVGVLKDLGALLLEVHGQHETVGLLDPKTHRGLLDTFGGVSLGAVASAWSAWRAARDKAEDLRDLAGRAAAETEELTLRLSELERLDPREGEETSLAEERALLSSAEKAMADIAAAQDALGGDNLSGRLAQAYRALERARDRALQAGAPAEGAAMTRLLAACEAVDRALVEAQEASAAIDSVAETFEFEPDRLEKAEERLFALRGMARKLNVLVDDLPAKRAEFAARLQAIETSEDALHAAEKDAAEAREAYLYAAEALSAERRAAGDALAKAVEAELAPLKLEKAKFRVALEPLGEDRAGPSGLDRVVFEISTNPGAPFGPMEAIASGGELARFALALKAALAGRGGGPQPLMIFDEVDQGVGGAVADAVGLRLKRLAANAQVLVVTHSAQVAARGDAHWRISKSGDDTSTRTKVEPLSPAQREEEIARMLSGAEVTEAARAAARALMA is encoded by the coding sequence ATGCTGATCGGCCTATCCATCCGTGACGTCGTGCTCATCGAGAGCCTGGACCTCGCCATCGGCGAAGGCCTTACGGCGCTGACCGGTGAGACCGGCGCGGGGAAGTCGATCATCCTTGACGCCCTTGGGCTGGCAACCGGCGCTCGCGCCGACGCCGGACTGGTTCGCCGGGGCGCCGCAGGCCAAGCCTCGGCCACGGCGATCTTCGCGCTGCCGGCCGATCATCCCGCCTTCGCGTACCTCGACGACAAAGGCCTGTCTTACGCGCGCGACGAGGACCTCGTGCTGCGCCGGCAGCTGTCGCCCGACGGTCGCTCGCGCGCCTTCGTCAACGACCAGGCCACCAGCGTCGGCGTGCTGAAGGACTTGGGCGCGCTGCTGCTGGAGGTGCATGGCCAGCACGAGACCGTCGGCCTGCTGGACCCCAAGACCCACCGTGGGCTGCTCGACACATTCGGCGGAGTCAGCCTGGGCGCGGTGGCGTCGGCGTGGAGCGCTTGGCGAGCGGCGCGTGACAAGGCCGAAGATCTACGCGATCTCGCTGGCCGCGCGGCGGCGGAGACCGAGGAGCTGACGCTGCGGCTCTCGGAATTGGAACGCCTGGATCCTCGCGAGGGTGAGGAGACCAGTCTGGCTGAGGAGCGGGCCCTGCTGAGCTCGGCCGAAAAGGCCATGGCCGACATAGCCGCCGCCCAGGACGCGCTGGGCGGAGACAATCTATCCGGCCGCCTGGCTCAGGCCTATCGCGCCCTGGAGCGCGCGCGCGATCGTGCGCTTCAGGCCGGCGCGCCCGCCGAGGGCGCGGCGATGACTCGTCTGTTGGCGGCCTGCGAAGCGGTCGACCGCGCCCTGGTCGAGGCGCAGGAAGCGTCGGCCGCCATCGATTCTGTCGCCGAAACCTTCGAGTTCGAGCCCGATCGCCTGGAAAAGGCTGAGGAACGCCTGTTCGCCCTGCGCGGCATGGCGCGAAAGCTGAACGTGCTGGTCGATGATCTCCCAGCCAAGCGCGCCGAGTTCGCCGCCCGCCTGCAGGCCATCGAAACCTCGGAAGACGCGCTACACGCCGCCGAGAAGGACGCTGCGGAAGCCCGCGAGGCCTATCTCTACGCCGCCGAAGCCTTGTCAGCCGAACGCCGTGCGGCCGGTGACGCCTTGGCCAAGGCCGTCGAGGCCGAACTGGCGCCCTTGAAGCTCGAGAAGGCAAAGTTCCGGGTCGCGCTCGAGCCTTTGGGCGAGGATCGCGCTGGGCCGTCGGGTCTGGATCGCGTGGTCTTCGAGATATCCACCAACCCGGGCGCGCCGTTTGGACCGATGGAGGCTATCGCCTCCGGGGGCGAACTGGCGCGCTTTGCGCTGGCGCTCAAGGCGGCCCTGGCCGGTCGCGGCGGGGGACCGCAGCCGCTGATGATCTTCGACGAAGTCGATCAGGGTGTTGGCGGCGCGGTGGCGGATGCGGTGGGTCTGCGTCTCAAGCGGCTGGCCGCGAACGCTCAGGTGCTGGTGGTGACGCACTCGGCCCAGGTCGCCGCGCGAGGCGATGCCCACTGGCGGATCTCGAAGTCAGGCGACGACACCTCGACCCGCACCAAGGTTGAGCCACTCTCGCCCGCGCAGCGCGAGGAGGAGATCGCCCGCATGCTCTCTGGCGCCGAGGTGACGGAGGCCGCCCGCGCCGCCGCCCGCGCCTTGATGGCGTAG
- a CDS encoding outer membrane protein assembly factor BamD, which produces MRDSVLRIFQGRSAVTIAAVLVAASVAGCAGKAKKPTLAYEERPVELLYSTGADRLDRGNWNEAVDYFREVERQHPYSEWSRRSILMTGYAHYMGNQYAEAIGDADRFISLYPGNPSAQYAFYLKAICYFEQIVDVNRDQAATEQALAALRDVVQRYPNTEYATDARLKIDMVNDQLAGKEMAIGRWYLKNGQTLAAIGRFKAVIERHQTTSHTPEALFRLVEAYLTIGLTEEAKRNGAVLGYNFPGDRWYLDAYRLLNDNGLRPAVEPLKAGAKRNALERILSKDKTTTLAPPGERKARKGLTGILGM; this is translated from the coding sequence GTGAGAGACTCCGTGCTTCGTATTTTTCAGGGACGTTCGGCCGTCACTATCGCCGCTGTCCTCGTCGCCGCCTCGGTGGCGGGCTGCGCCGGCAAGGCCAAGAAGCCGACCCTCGCCTACGAAGAGCGTCCCGTTGAGCTCCTGTATTCCACCGGCGCCGACCGCCTGGATCGTGGGAACTGGAACGAGGCCGTCGACTATTTCCGCGAAGTCGAGCGCCAGCACCCGTATTCGGAATGGTCGCGCCGTTCGATTCTGATGACCGGCTATGCCCACTACATGGGTAACCAGTACGCCGAGGCGATCGGCGACGCGGATCGCTTCATCTCGCTCTATCCCGGCAATCCGTCGGCCCAATACGCCTTCTACCTGAAGGCCATCTGCTACTTCGAGCAGATCGTCGACGTGAACCGCGACCAGGCCGCGACCGAGCAGGCCCTTGCGGCGCTGCGCGACGTCGTTCAGCGCTACCCGAACACCGAGTACGCGACCGATGCGCGCCTGAAGATCGACATGGTCAACGACCAGTTGGCCGGCAAGGAAATGGCCATCGGTCGCTGGTACCTGAAGAACGGCCAGACGCTGGCCGCCATTGGTCGCTTCAAGGCCGTGATCGAGCGCCACCAGACCACGTCGCATACGCCCGAGGCGCTGTTCCGCCTCGTCGAAGCCTATTTGACGATCGGCCTCACCGAAGAGGCCAAGCGCAACGGTGCGGTCCTGGGCTACAACTTCCCAGGCGATCGCTGGTACCTGGATGCGTACCGATTGCTGAACGACAACGGTCTTCGCCCGGCTGTCGAGCCGCTGAAGGCCGGGGCCAAGCGCAACGCTCTGGAGCGCATCCTGTCGAAGGACAAGACCACGACCCTGGCTCCGCCCGGCGAGCGCAAGGCTCGCAAGGGCCTGACGGGCATCCTCGGCATGTAG